The Streptomyces sp. NL15-2K genome contains a region encoding:
- a CDS encoding ABATE domain-containing protein, protein MDHEAPHYLHQLQVPGEERYVSLALVNTRFTLSHGPVDLLDDAEAAHLWLVRHALLPDRAALTGRQFGRLLALREALRSLFEAWASRAVPAAGTLATLNSALAAAPATPRLAWTADGPHRADEPDTGNPAGAALSLLAEDATDLLTGSEADQLTECTAQGCARWFLRSHAARRWCTTKCGNRVRAARAYAARKGN, encoded by the coding sequence GTGGATCACGAGGCCCCCCACTACCTGCACCAGCTCCAGGTCCCCGGCGAGGAGCGCTACGTGTCGTTGGCCCTGGTCAACACGCGTTTTACGCTCAGTCACGGTCCGGTCGACCTGCTCGACGACGCCGAGGCCGCGCACCTGTGGCTCGTACGGCACGCGCTGCTGCCGGACCGGGCGGCGCTGACGGGCCGGCAGTTCGGTCGGCTGCTGGCGCTGCGCGAGGCGCTGCGCTCGCTGTTCGAGGCGTGGGCGAGCCGCGCCGTGCCCGCCGCCGGAACCCTCGCCACCCTCAACTCCGCGCTGGCCGCGGCCCCTGCGACGCCCCGGCTCGCATGGACGGCCGACGGCCCGCACCGCGCCGACGAACCCGACACCGGCAACCCGGCCGGCGCCGCGCTCTCCCTCCTCGCCGAGGACGCCACGGACCTGCTCACCGGCTCCGAGGCCGACCAGCTGACGGAGTGCACGGCCCAGGGGTGCGCCCGCTGGTTCCTGCGCTCCCACGCGGCCCGCCGCTGGTGCACCACCAAGTGCGGGAACCGGGTGCGTGCGGCGCGGGCGTACGCGGCACGCAAGGGCAACTAG
- a CDS encoding expansin EXLX1 family cellulose-binding protein, which produces MKTARQAARQRRQRRRLVLGTTLAVTAAGVLAYLVMGLLPDREAEAGHAATAPVATTQVRTTPTTGTPSASATPPATGTPTPTAAATTGAARPSATATPRPPRTASTTPSLAGRIRPNTTYTGVATAYEADDGDGACLFGPSDDLMIAAMNTTDYETSRACGAYVLVRAANGKSITVRITNECPLPCAPGQLDLSQQAFAKLADLKVGRIPITWQLLSPSTSDTISIRYKTGSSPYWCGIQAIGHRNPVARLEVRTSGGWRQLPRTEYNYFISANGSGCGSSIRVTDIYGEQLTITGIALRPNVVQPTGVQFARH; this is translated from the coding sequence ATGAAGACAGCGAGGCAGGCCGCGCGTCAGCGCAGGCAAAGACGCAGGCTTGTGCTGGGCACCACCTTGGCCGTGACCGCCGCGGGCGTTCTCGCCTACCTGGTCATGGGGTTGCTCCCCGACCGCGAGGCGGAGGCAGGGCATGCCGCGACCGCGCCCGTCGCCACCACCCAGGTGAGAACCACCCCCACGACGGGCACCCCGAGCGCATCGGCGACCCCGCCCGCGACCGGCACACCGACGCCGACAGCCGCCGCGACGACCGGTGCAGCACGCCCTTCGGCCACAGCCACCCCGCGGCCCCCGCGAACGGCGTCCACCACGCCATCGTTGGCAGGGCGGATTCGGCCCAACACCACCTACACGGGGGTCGCCACCGCCTACGAGGCCGACGACGGAGACGGCGCCTGCCTGTTCGGCCCGAGTGACGACCTCATGATCGCGGCGATGAACACCACCGACTACGAGACGTCCAGGGCGTGCGGCGCGTACGTGCTCGTCCGCGCGGCCAACGGCAAGTCGATCACGGTACGTATCACCAACGAATGCCCGCTGCCCTGCGCACCCGGGCAACTCGACCTCAGCCAACAGGCCTTCGCCAAGCTCGCCGACCTCAAGGTGGGCCGGATACCGATCACCTGGCAGCTGCTGAGTCCCAGCACATCCGACACGATCTCCATCAGATACAAGACCGGGTCCAGCCCTTATTGGTGCGGCATCCAGGCGATCGGCCACCGCAACCCGGTCGCGCGCCTGGAGGTCCGGACCAGCGGCGGCTGGCGGCAGTTGCCCCGCACCGAATACAACTACTTCATCTCCGCCAACGGCAGCGGGTGCGGCAGCTCGATCAGAGTCACGGACATCTACGGAGAACAACTGACCATCACCGGGATCGCGCTGCGGCCGAACGTCGTGCAACCGACCGGCGTTCAGTTCGCCCGGCACTGA
- a CDS encoding substrate-binding domain-containing protein: MREPGACGAGVRGTQGQLEKPRGDYTEHGGRRAAEILLSSSHPPTAVFAANDLSALGVLAALKHRGMSAPEDLSLIGFDNTVLAQFGYIDLTTIDTPRQDMGATAVTLLTARIDNTGRPTHPAQLTPRLIVRSTTVPHPGV; this comes from the coding sequence GTGCGGGAACCGGGTGCGTGCGGCGCGGGCGTACGCGGCACGCAAGGGCAACTAGAGAAGCCTCGCGGCGACTACACCGAGCACGGCGGTAGGCGAGCAGCGGAGATCCTGCTGTCGAGTTCCCACCCTCCCACCGCTGTTTTCGCGGCCAACGACCTGTCCGCCCTCGGTGTCCTCGCGGCCCTCAAGCATCGAGGGATGAGTGCGCCGGAAGACCTGTCGCTGATCGGCTTCGACAACACGGTTCTCGCCCAGTTCGGCTATATCGACCTGACCACCATCGACACCCCCCGCCAGGACATGGGAGCGACCGCGGTGACCCTACTGACCGCCCGGATCGATAACACCGGCCGCCCAACCCACCCCGCGCAACTCACTCCACGGCTCATCGTGCGCTCCACTACCGTCCCGCACCCCGGGGTGTAG